In the Leifsonia sp. 466MF genome, one interval contains:
- a CDS encoding ArsR/SmtB family transcription factor, with product MTDEASTDAGPDAKRRPATPQELKALSHPLRVRIVRLCGDRELTNKQLADRLSVDPGTAYYHVRQLVDAGFLEPAEVRTGETGALEKPYRSTGRTWWLSVPLEDLDLSDGFAPVDAFQQELAEAGPASIATYARFSLHLSPADVAELDRRIVAVIDEYVETDAERRHLPAHGGLFLLHRTASPADDEGEDAGKAS from the coding sequence GTGACCGACGAAGCCAGCACCGACGCAGGACCGGACGCCAAGCGCCGCCCGGCGACGCCGCAGGAGCTCAAGGCCCTGTCGCATCCGCTGCGTGTCCGCATCGTGCGGCTCTGCGGCGACCGCGAGCTCACCAACAAGCAATTGGCCGACCGCTTGAGCGTCGACCCGGGCACGGCGTACTACCACGTGCGCCAGCTGGTCGACGCGGGGTTCCTGGAGCCGGCGGAGGTGCGGACGGGGGAGACGGGCGCTCTCGAGAAGCCCTACCGCTCCACCGGGCGCACCTGGTGGCTGTCCGTGCCTCTGGAGGACCTCGACCTGAGCGACGGCTTCGCGCCGGTGGATGCGTTCCAGCAGGAGCTCGCCGAGGCCGGTCCCGCATCCATCGCGACGTACGCGCGCTTCTCGCTGCATCTCTCACCCGCGGACGTGGCCGAACTCGACCGGCGCATCGTCGCCGTCATCGACGAGTACGTGGAGACCGACGCCGAGCGGCGGCACCTGCCCGCGCACGGCGGGCTGTTCCTGCTGCACAGGACGGCCTCCCCGGCCGACGATGAGGGAGAGGACGCCGGGAAGGCGTCCTAG
- a CDS encoding MFS transporter: MTANGLGARYWKLWTSAGLSNLADGVMKVALPLVAIRYTDSPAIIAGLTFAFTLPWLLFALTAGALADRLDRRRLMLVANAARALFLAFLTMATLTGIGSIWMLYAAAICIGVAETVYDTSSQSILPQLVPRDRLSRANGRLYAAELTANEFVGPPLGGFLVATGVALAFGAPVLLWLAAIGMLLLVRGHYRADRPERTTIRADIAEGLRFLRGSTLLRTLAIMVGVFNFASSAVFTVFVLYAVGPQSAMKLTDPGYGLLLTASAVGSVLGTFLAEPAERLLGRARGLALTIVGSLLTVATPFFTTNPFVIAAGMLIGGVTVSIWNVITVSLRQRVTPTRLLGRVNSAYRLLAWGTMPLGALAGGLIGQLFGVRWVFLVMGILVVLQLIPMLWVTDRRMDAAEAEVEAEERAEAPTDSPTGR, from the coding sequence ATGACCGCGAACGGACTCGGCGCACGCTACTGGAAGCTGTGGACCTCGGCAGGCCTCTCGAACCTCGCCGACGGCGTGATGAAGGTCGCACTGCCACTCGTCGCAATCCGCTACACCGACTCCCCCGCGATCATCGCCGGCCTCACGTTCGCCTTCACCCTCCCCTGGCTGCTGTTCGCGCTGACGGCCGGAGCGCTCGCCGACCGGCTGGATCGCCGGCGCCTGATGCTCGTCGCGAACGCGGCCCGCGCGCTCTTCCTCGCCTTCCTGACGATGGCCACGCTGACCGGGATCGGGTCCATCTGGATGCTGTACGCGGCGGCGATCTGCATCGGCGTCGCGGAGACCGTGTACGACACGTCATCCCAGTCGATCCTGCCGCAGCTCGTCCCGCGCGACCGCCTCTCCCGGGCGAACGGGCGCCTCTACGCGGCAGAGCTGACCGCGAACGAGTTCGTCGGCCCTCCGCTCGGAGGCTTCCTGGTGGCGACCGGTGTCGCACTCGCGTTCGGCGCGCCCGTCCTGCTGTGGCTCGCGGCGATCGGGATGCTGCTGCTCGTCCGCGGGCATTACCGGGCCGATCGCCCAGAGCGCACGACGATCCGCGCCGACATCGCCGAGGGCCTCCGCTTCCTCCGCGGCAGCACGCTGCTGCGCACGCTCGCCATCATGGTGGGCGTCTTCAACTTCGCGAGCTCCGCCGTTTTCACCGTGTTCGTGCTGTATGCCGTCGGCCCGCAGTCGGCCATGAAGCTGACCGACCCGGGATACGGGCTGCTGCTGACGGCGTCGGCCGTCGGAAGCGTGCTCGGCACCTTCCTCGCGGAGCCGGCAGAGCGCCTACTCGGACGGGCGCGCGGCCTCGCATTGACCATCGTCGGCTCCCTCCTCACCGTCGCGACGCCGTTCTTCACCACGAACCCCTTCGTCATCGCGGCGGGCATGCTGATCGGGGGCGTCACCGTCTCGATCTGGAACGTGATCACCGTCTCGTTGCGGCAGCGCGTCACCCCCACGCGCCTTCTCGGGCGCGTGAACAGCGCGTACCGCCTGCTCGCCTGGGGCACGATGCCGCTGGGCGCACTCGCCGGCGGCCTCATCGGTCAACTGTTCGGCGTGCGCTGGGTCTTCCTCGTGATGGGCATCCTGGTCGTGCTGCAGCTCATCCCGATGCTCTGGGTCACCGACCGGCGCATGGATGCGGCAGAAGCCGAGGTGGAGGCCGAGGAGCGCGCGGAGGCTCCGACCGACTCGCCGACAGGTCGTTGA
- a CDS encoding ABC transporter ATP-binding protein: MESGLTAPAGVRVDGWGWRYAGRDAWAARGVDLRIEPGERVLLLGASGAGKSTLLAGLAGVLGGDDDGEAEGSLTVGGRPPASARGTAGLLLQDPDAQVILARVGDDVAFACENLGVPRDELWARVRRALSDVGLDVPLDRSTSQLSGGQKQRLALAGLLAMRPGLLLLDEPTANLDPDGVLEVRDAVRSALDATGATLVVVEHRVAVWRDLVTRVVVLGANGGVLADGEPGKVLADTAGELRRAGVWLPGTPVPRSPSVAEGTPLLTARSLVFGRGPAVTRGRKGGRPPVGAPVGRPVDAAVREGSALALTGANGAGKSTLALTLGGLLPPLGGALVAEPDLAAGASTDPATWRSRELLTRIGSVFQNPEHQFIASTVREELAAGPRALRLAADDVERRVDELLDGLALTDVADANPFTLSGGQKRRLSVGTALATRPRLLVLDEPTFGQDARTWDGLVRMIADLRRDGHAIVAATHDAEFIEAVGAAALRLDVAEVRA; this comes from the coding sequence GTGGAGTCGGGACTGACCGCCCCAGCCGGGGTCCGGGTCGACGGGTGGGGCTGGCGTTACGCCGGACGGGACGCCTGGGCGGCCCGCGGGGTCGATCTGCGGATCGAGCCGGGGGAGCGCGTGCTGCTGCTCGGCGCGTCCGGCGCGGGCAAGAGCACGCTCCTCGCGGGCCTGGCCGGTGTGCTCGGCGGGGATGACGACGGCGAGGCCGAAGGGTCGCTGACCGTCGGCGGCCGACCGCCTGCGTCGGCGCGAGGGACGGCGGGACTGCTGCTGCAGGATCCGGACGCCCAGGTCATCCTCGCCCGGGTCGGCGACGATGTGGCCTTCGCGTGCGAGAACCTCGGGGTGCCGCGCGACGAGTTGTGGGCACGCGTCCGGCGGGCACTGAGTGACGTCGGCCTCGACGTGCCGCTCGACCGGTCGACGAGCCAGCTCTCCGGCGGTCAGAAGCAGCGCCTGGCGCTGGCCGGCCTTCTCGCCATGCGGCCCGGCCTGCTGCTGCTCGACGAGCCGACCGCGAACCTCGACCCCGACGGGGTGCTGGAGGTTCGGGATGCGGTTCGCTCGGCCCTCGACGCCACCGGCGCCACCCTGGTCGTCGTCGAGCACCGCGTGGCGGTGTGGCGCGACCTGGTGACGCGCGTCGTGGTGCTCGGGGCCAACGGCGGTGTGCTGGCCGACGGCGAACCCGGCAAGGTCCTCGCCGATACGGCCGGAGAGCTGCGGCGCGCCGGCGTGTGGCTGCCCGGCACGCCGGTGCCACGCTCGCCGTCCGTCGCCGAGGGCACCCCGCTGCTGACGGCGCGGTCGCTGGTGTTCGGCCGGGGGCCGGCGGTGACGCGGGGCCGGAAAGGCGGGCGTCCGCCGGTCGGGGCCCCGGTCGGCCGTCCGGTCGACGCCGCCGTCCGCGAGGGTTCGGCCCTGGCGCTGACCGGAGCGAACGGAGCCGGCAAGTCGACCCTCGCGCTGACTCTCGGCGGCCTGCTGCCGCCGCTCGGCGGCGCGCTCGTCGCCGAGCCGGACCTGGCGGCCGGAGCATCCACCGACCCGGCGACCTGGCGCTCGCGCGAGCTGCTCACCCGCATCGGCAGCGTCTTCCAGAACCCCGAGCACCAGTTCATCGCCTCCACGGTGCGGGAGGAGCTCGCCGCGGGGCCCCGGGCACTGCGTCTGGCGGCCGACGATGTCGAGCGCCGGGTGGACGAGCTGCTCGACGGGCTCGCGCTGACCGACGTGGCCGACGCGAATCCGTTCACGCTGTCCGGTGGTCAGAAGCGCCGGCTCTCGGTCGGCACCGCGCTCGCGACCCGGCCACGCCTCCTGGTGCTGGACGAGCCGACCTTCGGCCAGGACGCGCGCACCTGGGACGGCCTCGTGCGGATGATCGCCGACCTGCGGCGGGACGGTCACGCCATCGTCGCGGCGACGCACGACGCAGAGTTCATCGAGGCCGTCGGTGCCGCCGCACTCCGCCTCGACGTCGCGGAGGTGCGCGCATGA
- a CDS encoding ECF transporter S component, which produces MHATITSTSTGARSRVFRWRVVDIVVASVVAVASGVVFWVWGIVQNPISGPVGAVLPGFQGILNGPWLFAGVLVALIVRKPGAALFGEVVAATVSALIGTQWGFATLLSGVVQGLGAEIVFALFLYANWRLVPALLAGAGAGIAESILDLLYWYPGSKPEFAITYAITTTISGIVVAGLGSWLLVRALAKTGALSRFAAGRESRTASRA; this is translated from the coding sequence GTGCATGCAACCATCACCTCCACGTCCACCGGCGCGCGTTCGCGCGTCTTCCGCTGGCGCGTCGTCGACATCGTCGTCGCCAGCGTCGTCGCCGTCGCGTCCGGCGTCGTCTTCTGGGTCTGGGGCATCGTCCAGAACCCGATCTCGGGCCCGGTCGGGGCCGTCCTCCCGGGCTTCCAGGGCATCCTGAACGGCCCGTGGCTGTTCGCCGGGGTACTCGTGGCACTCATCGTGCGGAAGCCCGGCGCCGCGCTGTTCGGCGAGGTCGTCGCGGCCACCGTCTCAGCGCTGATCGGCACGCAGTGGGGATTCGCGACCCTGCTCTCCGGCGTCGTGCAGGGACTCGGCGCCGAGATCGTCTTCGCGCTGTTCCTCTACGCGAACTGGCGCCTCGTACCCGCCCTCCTGGCCGGCGCCGGCGCCGGGATCGCTGAGTCGATCCTCGACCTCCTGTACTGGTACCCGGGGTCCAAGCCGGAGTTCGCGATCACGTATGCGATCACCACGACGATCTCGGGCATCGTGGTCGCGGGCCTCGGCTCGTGGCTGCTCGTCCGTGCACTCGCGAAGACGGGGGCGCTCAGCCGCTTCGCCGCGGGCCGCGAGTCGCGGACGGCGTCGCGGGCCTGA
- a CDS encoding SGNH/GDSL hydrolase family protein, with protein sequence MSRTTFTRYVALGDSLTEGLCDRAPGHADAFLGWADRLAGILDGDARLAGASLEFANLAVRGRRIADVVDAQIPHALDLRPDLVSVMIGGNDLMSPAADPDALATRLEAGIRDLRAAGTTVLLANIFDPQFAFFLKPFRGRAAVFNANIWSIARDQRAIVLDVWGVREFRDAAMWASDRVHLSTRGHRLLAAQAAHALGVPYAEVSGPETTVAPEATAPMPPDSVPFRTWLRVYAIPWIARRVRHVSTGDGMGPKLPVPQRVDFGALSGPVGGQH encoded by the coding sequence GTGAGCCGAACGACCTTCACGCGCTACGTCGCCCTCGGAGACTCGCTCACCGAGGGCCTCTGCGACCGCGCCCCCGGGCACGCGGACGCCTTCCTCGGCTGGGCCGACCGCCTGGCCGGAATCCTCGACGGCGACGCTCGGCTCGCCGGCGCCTCGCTGGAGTTCGCCAACCTGGCCGTGCGCGGTCGCCGCATCGCCGACGTGGTGGATGCGCAGATCCCGCACGCGCTCGACCTGCGGCCCGACCTCGTCTCCGTGATGATCGGCGGGAACGACCTGATGAGCCCCGCGGCCGACCCGGACGCGCTCGCCACGCGGCTCGAAGCGGGCATCCGCGACCTCCGGGCCGCGGGGACGACCGTCCTGCTCGCCAACATCTTCGATCCGCAGTTCGCCTTCTTCCTCAAGCCGTTCCGCGGGCGCGCGGCCGTCTTCAACGCGAACATCTGGAGCATCGCGCGGGATCAGCGCGCGATCGTGCTCGACGTGTGGGGCGTCCGCGAGTTCCGCGACGCGGCGATGTGGGCATCCGACCGCGTGCACCTGAGCACGCGCGGCCACCGGCTCCTCGCCGCGCAGGCCGCCCACGCCCTCGGGGTGCCGTACGCCGAGGTGAGCGGGCCGGAGACGACGGTCGCGCCGGAGGCGACGGCGCCGATGCCGCCCGACTCGGTGCCGTTCCGGACCTGGTTGCGGGTGTACGCCATCCCGTGGATCGCCCGGCGGGTGCGGCACGTGTCGACCGGCGACGGGATGGGGCCGAAGCTCCCGGTGCCGCAGCGGGTCGACTTCGGGGCACTGTCCGGCCCTGTCGGGGGCCAGCATTAG
- a CDS encoding aldo/keto reductase family protein, with translation MEFRYLGNSGLKISEIIYGNWLTHGSQVENDTATECVHAALDAGITTFDTADAYANTVAEQVLGDALKSQRRASLEIFTKVYWPTGPKGHNDVGLSRKHILESIDGSLQRLGTDYVDLYQAHRYDHETPLEETMQAFADVVRAGKALYIGVSEWTADQLRAGHALAKELNIQLISNQPQYSMLWRVIEKQVVPTSGELGISQIVWSPVAQGVLTGKYKPGQQAPEGSRAADEKGGADAIRGFMRDEVLTAVQGLQPIADELGITMAQLAVAWVLQNQNVSGAIVGASRPEQVRSNAAAAGVRLSGDIMGRIDEAVGDVAQTDPALTVSPAKRPA, from the coding sequence ATGGAATTCAGGTACCTCGGCAACAGCGGTCTCAAGATCTCGGAGATCATCTACGGCAACTGGCTCACCCACGGCTCGCAGGTCGAGAACGACACGGCGACCGAGTGCGTGCACGCCGCCCTCGACGCGGGGATCACGACGTTCGACACCGCGGACGCGTACGCCAACACGGTCGCGGAGCAGGTGCTCGGCGACGCCCTGAAGAGCCAGCGCCGCGCCTCCCTCGAGATCTTCACCAAGGTCTACTGGCCGACGGGCCCCAAGGGCCACAACGACGTCGGGCTCTCACGCAAGCACATCCTCGAATCGATCGACGGATCGCTGCAGCGCCTCGGCACCGACTACGTCGACCTGTACCAGGCGCACCGGTATGACCACGAGACCCCACTCGAGGAGACGATGCAGGCGTTCGCCGACGTCGTCCGCGCCGGCAAGGCCCTCTACATCGGCGTCAGCGAGTGGACGGCCGACCAGCTGCGCGCGGGACACGCGCTCGCCAAGGAGCTCAACATCCAGCTCATCTCGAACCAGCCGCAGTACTCGATGCTGTGGCGCGTCATCGAGAAGCAGGTCGTGCCCACCTCGGGCGAGCTCGGGATCTCGCAGATCGTCTGGTCGCCGGTCGCCCAGGGCGTGCTCACCGGCAAGTACAAGCCGGGACAGCAGGCACCGGAGGGCAGCCGCGCGGCCGACGAGAAGGGCGGCGCCGACGCCATCCGCGGATTCATGCGCGACGAGGTGCTGACCGCGGTGCAGGGACTCCAGCCGATCGCGGACGAGCTCGGCATCACCATGGCGCAGCTCGCCGTGGCGTGGGTGCTGCAGAACCAGAACGTGTCCGGCGCGATCGTCGGCGCGTCGCGCCCGGAGCAGGTGCGGTCGAACGCCGCGGCCGCCGGCGTGCGTCTATCCGGCGACATCATGGGACGCATCGACGAGGCCGTCGGCGACGTGGCGCAGACCGACCCGGCGCTCACCGTCTCCCCCGCCAAGCGCCCGGCCTGA
- a CDS encoding spore germination protein GerW family protein, with amino-acid sequence MTNISLKLAETLSASGIKSVYGEPVVVDGTTIVPVAAVQFGFGAGVVGEGGEDAPGGGGGGGWAVPFGAYVSDETGVRFRPNLITLLAIGIPFVWVAGHAWSRVIRALKK; translated from the coding sequence ATGACGAACATCTCGCTCAAGCTCGCGGAGACCCTCAGCGCCTCCGGCATCAAGTCGGTCTACGGCGAGCCCGTCGTCGTCGACGGGACCACCATCGTGCCGGTGGCGGCCGTCCAGTTCGGTTTCGGCGCGGGAGTCGTGGGCGAGGGCGGCGAGGACGCCCCCGGCGGCGGTGGCGGCGGCGGATGGGCCGTGCCCTTCGGCGCGTACGTCTCCGACGAGACCGGGGTCCGGTTCCGTCCGAACCTGATCACGCTGCTGGCGATCGGCATCCCGTTCGTCTGGGTGGCCGGTCACGCCTGGTCGCGCGTGATCCGCGCGCTCAAGAAGTAG
- a CDS encoding metallopeptidase family protein, which produces MVTDELDQLPDEMVDGLDNVVFVVEDRPEDGSLDLLGLYEGVALTERDTYGFGEMPDRIVLYREPLLAISADEDELRDEIHITLVHEIAHYYGIDDERLHELGWA; this is translated from the coding sequence ATGGTCACGGACGAGCTCGATCAGCTCCCGGATGAGATGGTCGACGGCCTCGACAACGTCGTGTTCGTCGTGGAGGACCGCCCGGAGGACGGCTCCCTCGACCTGCTCGGCCTGTACGAGGGTGTCGCCCTCACCGAGCGCGACACGTACGGCTTCGGCGAGATGCCGGACCGCATCGTGCTCTACCGAGAGCCGCTCCTCGCGATCAGCGCCGACGAGGACGAACTGCGCGACGAGATCCACATCACGCTCGTGCACGAGATCGCCCACTACTACGGCATCGACGACGAGCGTCTGCACGAGCTGGGCTGGGCTTAG
- a CDS encoding DNA polymerase IV: protein MGRADGSQRQVSAADVDDSESAILHVDMDAFFASVELLERPDARGKPAIVGHAGGRGVVTSATYEARRYGVRSAMPMSQALRLCPNAIILPPHYDRYTEYSAKVMDIFREVTPLVEPLSIDEAFLDVSGARRLLGSPRRIAELIRSRVQEETGLTCSVGVAATKFMAKLASGRAKPDGLLVIPRSETLAFLRPLQVGALWGVGASTQASLERMGLLTVGDLADAPLHVLQKAVGDASGRKLHELANGRDDRGIVTESREKSIGHENTFGTDVGDLDVLRREFLRLSGRVGERLRKHAMIARTVSIKVRFSDFRTITRSRTLAEPTNVGRRLFEEAWDVFGALNLDVRQTPLRLIGVRAEQLLEAGGDAVALWDPDEEWRETERTLDAVSARFGRGMIGPASLVRRARDADEEERDGRNPKYVSD from the coding sequence GTGGGACGAGCGGATGGCAGCCAGCGGCAGGTGAGCGCGGCCGACGTCGACGACTCGGAGTCCGCCATCCTGCATGTCGACATGGATGCGTTCTTCGCGTCCGTCGAGCTGCTGGAGCGCCCCGACGCCCGCGGCAAGCCGGCGATCGTCGGGCATGCGGGCGGCCGCGGCGTCGTGACGAGCGCGACCTACGAGGCGCGGCGGTACGGCGTGCGCAGCGCGATGCCCATGTCGCAAGCGCTCCGGCTGTGTCCGAACGCGATCATCCTCCCGCCCCACTACGACCGGTACACCGAGTACTCGGCGAAGGTGATGGACATCTTCCGGGAGGTCACACCGCTGGTGGAACCGCTCAGCATCGACGAGGCGTTCCTCGATGTGTCGGGCGCCCGCCGCCTGCTCGGGTCGCCGCGCCGCATCGCCGAGCTGATCCGGTCGCGGGTGCAGGAGGAGACCGGGCTGACCTGCTCGGTCGGGGTGGCGGCGACGAAGTTCATGGCGAAGCTCGCCTCGGGCCGCGCCAAGCCGGACGGCCTGCTGGTCATCCCGCGCTCCGAGACGCTCGCCTTCCTCCGCCCGCTCCAGGTGGGCGCGCTGTGGGGCGTCGGTGCGAGCACGCAGGCGTCGCTGGAGCGGATGGGGCTGCTCACGGTCGGCGACCTCGCGGACGCCCCGCTGCACGTGCTTCAGAAAGCCGTCGGAGACGCGAGCGGCCGCAAGCTCCACGAGCTCGCGAACGGCCGGGACGACCGCGGCATCGTCACCGAGTCGCGCGAGAAGAGCATCGGCCACGAGAACACCTTCGGAACGGATGTCGGCGACCTGGACGTCCTCCGCCGCGAATTCCTGCGCTTGTCGGGCCGGGTCGGCGAGCGGCTCCGCAAGCACGCGATGATCGCCCGCACGGTGTCGATCAAGGTGCGGTTCTCCGACTTCCGGACGATCACGCGGTCGCGCACGCTGGCGGAGCCGACCAACGTCGGCAGGCGCCTGTTCGAGGAGGCGTGGGATGTGTTCGGCGCCCTCAACCTCGACGTGCGGCAGACGCCGCTGCGGCTCATCGGCGTCCGCGCAGAGCAGCTGCTCGAAGCGGGCGGCGACGCGGTCGCCCTGTGGGACCCGGATGAGGAGTGGCGCGAGACCGAGCGCACCCTCGACGCGGTGAGCGCGCGGTTCGGCCGCGGGATGATCGGACCGGCCTCCCTGGTGCGCCGTGCGCGCGACGCCGACGAGGAGGAGCGCGACGGCCGCAACCCGAAGTACGTGAGCGACTGA
- a CDS encoding ATP-binding protein: MHRSADDPIGVLRSAVARAVADATSAGRTPIVLIDGPSGAGKSTLADLLIARWPAEGRPRLVRMDDLYPGWDGLDAGSEALGRDLLEPLRAIGAGSWRRWDWAGHHPAGAELVAGGEPLVVEGCGTLSRRNAACADLTVWLEADDALRKERALARDGETFAAEWDRWQAQFERFVAREHPRAAANLVLDVTGLDLPGGITEVRSGTTVES; this comes from the coding sequence ATGCACCGCTCAGCTGACGACCCGATCGGCGTGCTCCGCTCAGCCGTCGCACGGGCCGTCGCCGACGCGACGAGCGCCGGCCGGACCCCGATCGTGCTGATCGACGGACCGAGCGGCGCCGGCAAGAGCACCCTCGCCGACCTCCTCATCGCGCGCTGGCCGGCGGAGGGGCGCCCGCGGCTCGTGCGCATGGACGACCTGTACCCGGGATGGGACGGCCTCGATGCGGGAAGCGAGGCGCTCGGCCGTGACCTCCTCGAGCCGCTCCGGGCGATCGGCGCGGGTAGCTGGCGGCGCTGGGACTGGGCGGGCCATCATCCGGCCGGGGCCGAGCTGGTGGCCGGCGGCGAGCCGCTCGTGGTCGAGGGATGCGGCACGCTCTCGCGCCGGAACGCCGCCTGCGCGGACCTGACCGTCTGGCTGGAAGCGGACGACGCCCTGCGCAAAGAGCGCGCGCTCGCCCGTGACGGTGAGACGTTCGCGGCGGAGTGGGACCGCTGGCAGGCGCAGTTCGAGCGGTTCGTCGCCCGCGAGCATCCACGTGCCGCCGCGAACCTCGTCCTGGACGTGACGGGACTCGACCTGCCGGGTGGGATCACCGAGGTCCGATCGGGTACTACGGTGGAGTCATGA
- a CDS encoding thioredoxin domain-containing protein, with the protein MDSTPAVVPEVTGKAQLTLYTSAFCEPCMQTRAVLAEATRLAPRIVVTELDVARNLERAEHDRIRSTPTVVVEAPDGTEVFRAEGVPTLAQVLAAAATAL; encoded by the coding sequence GTGGATTCGACACCGGCCGTTGTCCCGGAGGTCACCGGGAAGGCGCAGCTCACTCTCTACACGTCCGCCTTCTGCGAGCCGTGCATGCAGACGCGTGCCGTGCTCGCCGAGGCGACGCGACTCGCGCCGCGGATCGTGGTGACTGAGCTGGATGTGGCACGCAACCTGGAGCGCGCCGAGCACGACCGCATCCGCTCCACCCCGACGGTGGTCGTCGAAGCGCCGGACGGCACGGAGGTCTTCCGCGCGGAGGGCGTGCCGACCCTGGCGCAGGTGCTCGCGGCCGCCGCGACGGCGCTCTAG
- a CDS encoding energy-coupling factor transporter transmembrane component T family protein, which yields MTLLQPLRTGPLATLNPVAKLGAALIVTVALLLSIDPVSAGVALGLELVLLTLARIPLRSVVVRTAPVWIAAPLAGLTTVLYGQTSGTVYVQWWAIEISDGSIALGVATALRVLAIGLPAVLLFVTIDPTDLADGLAQLVRLPARFVIGGLAALRLVGLFAEDWRALTLARRARGVAESGAFRRFLGQSFALFVLSLRRGTKLATAMEARGFGAPGTRTWARPSVFRGRDWAALVVAALVAGLAIAAAVAAGSWNAPLS from the coding sequence ATGACCCTGCTGCAGCCCCTCCGCACCGGCCCGCTCGCGACGCTCAATCCTGTCGCGAAGCTGGGCGCGGCGCTCATCGTCACGGTCGCCCTGCTCCTGTCGATCGACCCGGTCTCGGCCGGCGTCGCCCTGGGGCTGGAGCTCGTGCTTCTGACGCTCGCGCGCATCCCGCTCCGCTCCGTCGTCGTGCGGACCGCCCCGGTGTGGATCGCAGCCCCGCTCGCCGGGCTCACGACCGTGCTCTACGGGCAGACGTCCGGCACCGTCTACGTGCAGTGGTGGGCAATCGAGATCAGCGACGGCTCGATCGCCCTCGGCGTGGCGACCGCCCTGCGCGTGCTCGCCATCGGCCTGCCCGCGGTGCTGCTGTTCGTCACTATCGACCCGACCGACCTGGCGGATGGATTGGCGCAGCTGGTGCGCCTGCCCGCGCGTTTCGTGATCGGCGGGCTCGCTGCTCTCCGTCTGGTCGGACTGTTCGCGGAGGACTGGCGCGCCCTCACCCTGGCGCGCCGTGCGCGCGGCGTCGCGGAGTCGGGCGCCTTCCGCCGGTTCCTCGGGCAGTCGTTCGCCCTGTTCGTGCTGTCGCTGCGCCGCGGCACGAAGCTGGCGACGGCGATGGAGGCGCGCGGCTTCGGTGCGCCCGGGACGCGCACGTGGGCGCGCCCCTCCGTCTTCCGCGGGCGCGATTGGGCCGCCCTGGTCGTCGCGGCGCTGGTCGCCGGGCTCGCGATCGCGGCGGCCGTCGCAGCGGGGAGCTGGAATGCACCGCTCAGCTGA
- the orn gene encoding oligoribonuclease — MATSSDRLVWIDCEMTGLDLEVDELVEIAVVITDFELNVLDPGLSIVIKPDDSALENMGDFVRQMHTTSGLIEEIPNGKSLAEAEYEVLEYVLKFAPTARTAPLAGNTIGTDRMFIAKYMPRLDNHLHYRNVDVSSIKELARRWFPRIYFNAPEKNGGHRALADILESIRELDYYRSAAFVAPPGPTTEDTQALAAGVVEKWAPRMY; from the coding sequence ATGGCTACTTCCTCGGATCGACTGGTCTGGATCGACTGCGAGATGACCGGCCTCGACCTCGAGGTCGATGAGCTCGTCGAGATCGCGGTGGTCATCACCGACTTCGAGCTGAACGTGCTCGACCCCGGTCTCAGCATCGTCATCAAGCCCGACGACTCCGCGCTCGAGAACATGGGCGACTTCGTCCGGCAGATGCACACCACCTCGGGCCTGATCGAGGAGATCCCGAACGGCAAGAGCCTCGCCGAGGCCGAGTACGAGGTGCTCGAGTACGTGCTGAAGTTCGCGCCGACCGCTCGGACGGCCCCGCTCGCCGGCAACACGATCGGCACCGACCGCATGTTCATCGCCAAGTACATGCCGCGGCTCGACAACCACCTGCACTACCGCAACGTGGATGTGTCCTCGATCAAGGAGCTCGCTCGCCGCTGGTTCCCGCGCATCTACTTCAACGCCCCGGAGAAGAACGGCGGCCACCGGGCGCTCGCCGACATCCTCGAGTCGATCCGCGAGCTCGACTACTACCGCTCGGCCGCGTTCGTCGCACCGCCCGGGCCCACAACGGAGGACACCCAGGCGCTGGCCGCGGGCGTGGTGGAAAAATGGGCTCCCCGCATGTACTAG